A genomic stretch from Bradyrhizobium sp. 195 includes:
- a CDS encoding IS4 family transposase, protein MGLTLRDRSAKGGLRFVGGGCWIDREISGCQFRDARLGDRFRKLLTQIGSAMGQSIPLVCQDWANTKAAYRFFSNDRVSEADILAGHFQSTRERTIGTGGPVLVLHDTTEFSYQRENSDAIGITKSINSGRDKAGRLRSHTVCGILMHSSLAVTTEGLPLGLTAVKFWTRKKFKGTAALKKKINPTRVPIEKKESIRWLDNVRQSTKLLGDPERCVHVGDRESDIYELFCAAQEAGTHFVIRTCVDRLAGEGDHTIADEMDEVAVKGLHCIDVRDNNGDPDQAVLEIRYRKIRVLPPIGKQKRYPALILTVIHAEERVTPKNRKKIEWKLITDLPVSSRTGAIEKLEWYALRWKIEVFHKILKSGCKAEESKLRTAQRLTNLISLFCILSWRVFWMTMLNRSAPDAPPTLALTATEIGVLDRLINDKPKARQKTLSHYLIKIARLGGYLARASDPPPGNTVMWRGLSRLTDIALGATGEFVGN, encoded by the coding sequence ATGGGACTGACGTTGAGGGATCGATCGGCAAAAGGCGGTTTGCGATTTGTAGGCGGTGGATGTTGGATTGATCGAGAGATTAGTGGATGCCAGTTCAGGGACGCGCGGCTCGGCGACAGATTCCGCAAACTGCTTACGCAGATTGGAAGCGCCATGGGACAAAGTATTCCGCTCGTCTGCCAGGATTGGGCGAATACCAAGGCAGCCTATCGCTTCTTCTCTAATGACCGGGTCAGCGAAGCGGACATTCTGGCTGGCCACTTTCAATCGACGCGTGAGCGCACGATCGGCACCGGCGGTCCGGTTCTGGTGCTCCATGATACGACCGAGTTCAGCTATCAAAGAGAGAACTCAGACGCGATCGGGATCACGAAGAGCATAAACAGCGGCCGGGACAAGGCGGGCCGCCTGAGATCGCACACGGTTTGCGGCATCCTGATGCACTCGAGCCTGGCGGTGACGACTGAAGGGCTGCCGCTTGGACTGACAGCCGTCAAATTCTGGACCCGGAAGAAATTCAAGGGGACCGCTGCGCTCAAAAAGAAGATTAATCCGACGCGCGTTCCCATCGAGAAGAAGGAGAGCATTCGGTGGCTGGACAATGTCCGGCAATCCACGAAGCTGTTGGGCGATCCGGAACGATGCGTCCATGTCGGTGATCGCGAGAGCGACATCTATGAGCTGTTCTGCGCGGCTCAAGAAGCTGGAACGCACTTCGTGATCAGGACTTGCGTTGATCGTTTGGCTGGGGAAGGAGATCACACGATCGCTGACGAAATGGACGAGGTCGCCGTCAAAGGACTGCATTGCATCGATGTCAGAGACAACAACGGTGATCCCGACCAGGCCGTTCTTGAGATCAGGTATCGCAAGATTCGCGTCCTGCCACCGATCGGAAAGCAGAAGCGCTACCCGGCGCTGATCTTGACGGTGATCCATGCCGAAGAGCGCGTGACGCCGAAGAACAGAAAGAAAATCGAGTGGAAGCTGATCACAGATCTGCCTGTTAGCTCCCGCACCGGCGCCATTGAGAAGCTCGAATGGTATGCTTTGCGATGGAAGATCGAGGTGTTCCATAAGATCCTCAAATCGGGCTGCAAAGCTGAGGAGTCGAAGCTCAGGACCGCCCAGCGTCTGACCAATCTGATCTCGCTTTTTTGCATCCTGAGTTGGCGGGTCTTCTGGATGACGATGCTCAACCGTTCCGCTCCAGATGCACCGCCAACCCTCGCGTTGACCGCGACTGAAATCGGCGTACTCGATCGCCTCATCAACGACAAACCAAAAGCGAGACAAAAAACGCTCTCGCACTATCTGATCAAGATTGCCCGGCTCGGCGGCTATCTCGCCCGCGCCAGCGATCCGCCGCCCGGCAATACCGTCATGTGGCGCGGGTTGTCACGCCTCACCGACATCGCGCTGGGCGCCACGGGGGAATTTGTGGGTAATTGA
- a CDS encoding LuxR family transcriptional regulator has translation MDLFSFTECATQTQSLRSLFELLVSCASDEGFSEVSYGALNFAEPLRLPEYPPPAVAVKWPPEWCERYFKRKYHKIDPVVRRTPTLSRPFLWDQLADQYQLQPDERRVLDEAREAGLKHGMSVPLFGPLGRLSVVSFASQFDDADPQHSKGHLNALAWHFHIACVEITRPAEDNCNMRVALSQRELDCLRWVAEGKSSWEIGRILQISENTVNFHLKNAMRKLGATSRIQAVIVAIRLNLIFDVHAA, from the coding sequence ATGGATCTTTTCAGCTTCACCGAATGCGCGACGCAAACGCAATCCCTCCGATCGCTTTTCGAGCTTCTTGTGAGCTGTGCCAGCGACGAAGGCTTCAGCGAAGTCTCTTACGGAGCGCTCAATTTCGCGGAGCCACTTCGCCTACCGGAGTATCCGCCGCCCGCCGTGGCCGTTAAGTGGCCGCCCGAATGGTGTGAACGCTATTTTAAGCGAAAGTACCACAAAATCGATCCGGTGGTCCGGCGGACACCGACGCTTTCGCGGCCGTTTCTGTGGGATCAACTCGCCGACCAATATCAACTACAGCCCGACGAAAGGCGCGTACTTGATGAGGCCAGAGAGGCCGGTCTCAAGCACGGCATGAGTGTACCATTGTTTGGGCCATTGGGTCGATTATCGGTCGTGTCGTTTGCATCTCAGTTCGACGATGCCGATCCTCAACATTCCAAAGGCCATCTCAACGCACTAGCCTGGCACTTTCACATCGCTTGTGTGGAGATCACACGCCCGGCGGAAGATAACTGCAATATGAGAGTTGCGCTATCACAGCGGGAACTAGATTGTCTACGGTGGGTGGCAGAGGGCAAATCGTCATGGGAAATCGGGAGGATATTACAAATCAGCGAGAATACGGTGAACTTTCATCTTAAGAACGCGATGCGAAAGCTGGGCGCGACCAGCCGGATCCAAGCCGTCATTGTGGCGATCCGCCTCAATCTTATTTTTGATGTCCATGCTGCGTGA
- a CDS encoding MFS transporter has protein sequence MASRYMPHIGMVALASQQYLAIALIYSAIPVILRGNGASLELVGLYGTVFFAFIVNFLWAPVVDRWSLNRLGLRRSWILLTQIATTTALAAMAFLNPKTDFVPVFLVSLALATVAATQRIATLGYIAEALGSGERPLGAALLGWGRVVGHVIGGAVCLQLIEIVGWRPALLGLALLLAVFAGWVFAIPEPLHCMNRVRSPQRLSIFPILLNNGMWTTAALIAPGVIGIALAFAMVQLRLVDLGFAAADIGWIGAPSNVVTYTIIAPVTSAILTRMAPNRGVIWGCAVLAIGFGALAIIDRYVGVRVSAVASVGIVFAALAVQHVTFTNWFLALARPGKAGTDVTFLTSVMSAFALIGFAASGFIAARFGYRVTLILPGLGYALSALLAAAFIRAANLTPQRVARD, from the coding sequence ATGGCAAGTCGCTACATGCCACATATCGGGATGGTTGCGTTGGCCAGTCAGCAGTATCTGGCGATCGCGTTGATCTATTCGGCCATTCCGGTGATCCTTCGGGGCAACGGCGCCAGCCTGGAACTGGTCGGCTTGTATGGCACGGTCTTCTTTGCCTTCATCGTTAACTTTCTTTGGGCCCCCGTCGTGGATCGATGGAGCCTCAATCGTCTCGGGCTGAGGCGGTCATGGATCCTGTTGACCCAAATCGCCACTACCACTGCGCTGGCAGCGATGGCATTTTTGAACCCAAAGACCGATTTCGTGCCGGTTTTTCTTGTTTCTCTCGCCCTTGCGACCGTCGCCGCCACACAGCGGATCGCAACATTGGGCTACATAGCGGAAGCTCTCGGTTCCGGCGAGCGTCCGCTCGGCGCTGCGCTGCTGGGCTGGGGACGGGTCGTCGGCCATGTGATCGGTGGCGCGGTCTGCCTCCAGCTGATCGAGATTGTCGGTTGGCGTCCGGCCTTGCTGGGCTTAGCGCTGCTGCTAGCCGTTTTCGCTGGATGGGTGTTCGCGATTCCTGAACCGCTCCATTGCATGAACCGAGTGCGCTCACCGCAGCGCCTGTCTATCTTCCCGATCCTTCTCAACAACGGCATGTGGACAACGGCTGCATTGATCGCGCCCGGCGTTATCGGGATCGCGCTGGCGTTTGCAATGGTGCAGTTGCGGCTCGTCGATCTCGGCTTTGCCGCGGCAGATATCGGATGGATCGGAGCGCCCTCGAACGTAGTCACGTATACTATCATCGCGCCAGTGACCAGCGCGATCCTGACCCGAATGGCGCCGAACCGGGGCGTGATCTGGGGTTGTGCAGTCCTGGCCATCGGTTTTGGAGCGCTTGCGATTATCGATCGCTATGTCGGCGTTCGCGTGAGCGCCGTCGCGAGCGTTGGGATCGTGTTCGCGGCCCTCGCAGTCCAGCATGTTACATTCACAAACTGGTTTCTCGCGCTCGCCCGGCCAGGCAAGGCGGGGACAGATGTCACGTTCCTGACTTCGGTGATGTCGGCGTTCGCATTGATAGGCTTCGCGGCGAGCGGGTTTATCGCGGCGAGATTTGGCTACAGGGTCACGCTGATATTGCCGGGTCTCGGCTATGCTCTCTCAGCCTTGCTCGCTGCGGCATTCATCCGCGCCGCCAATCTGACACCGCAGCGCGTGGCGAGAGACTGA
- a CDS encoding NAD(P)-dependent oxidoreductase, whose translation MTETPSTATPGKVGQRIGLIGAGRMGTGIGISLLRHGTELHIKVNRTRVGAERLTGMGAHEHTAISELARHVSAVVLSLPSSCEVEEVCLGQHGLFARLPRQSLILDCTTSYPASTLTLAEQAKKHALHFIDAPVTRSPEQAEQGRLNAIVGSDQNTFPIAARVLTAFCENIVHVGDIGQGHKLKLVYNSMTMGMAAVVAEACQLADAIDVDLATLRSLVSRGAPNSGIFQNFAAFLLDEKPDALAISIRNAKKDIDCGVRLANETALKVPVLTAAAQKFQTCLAEGKGELTLPHLALSSRDDESRQN comes from the coding sequence ATGACTGAAACTCCGTCAACTGCAACGCCTGGGAAAGTCGGACAACGAATCGGCCTAATCGGCGCAGGGCGCATGGGAACAGGCATAGGAATCAGTCTTTTGCGCCATGGCACTGAACTGCATATCAAAGTCAACAGAACCCGTGTTGGCGCGGAACGCTTGACTGGCATGGGTGCTCATGAGCACACCGCAATTTCTGAATTGGCCCGGCATGTAAGTGCCGTCGTTTTATCCCTGCCCTCAAGTTGCGAGGTCGAGGAAGTCTGCCTTGGGCAACATGGGCTATTTGCACGTTTGCCCCGACAGAGTTTGATACTTGACTGCACCACGTCCTATCCTGCTTCAACCCTCACTCTAGCCGAACAGGCCAAAAAGCATGCATTGCACTTCATAGATGCCCCCGTAACACGAAGCCCTGAACAAGCAGAGCAAGGGCGTCTCAACGCCATCGTTGGATCGGATCAGAACACGTTTCCTATCGCGGCTCGTGTTCTTACCGCATTTTGCGAGAACATCGTCCATGTGGGTGATATTGGACAGGGCCATAAGCTCAAACTTGTCTATAATAGCATGACGATGGGCATGGCGGCGGTGGTAGCCGAAGCTTGCCAGCTTGCCGATGCCATTGACGTCGACCTTGCAACCTTACGCTCCTTGGTCAGTCGCGGCGCGCCCAACAGCGGGATATTCCAAAACTTTGCAGCCTTTTTGTTGGACGAAAAGCCGGATGCTTTGGCAATATCGATCAGAAACGCTAAAAAGGATATTGACTGCGGCGTGCGATTAGCGAACGAAACCGCGTTGAAGGTACCAGTTCTGACTGCCGCCGCGCAAAAGTTTCAAACCTGTCTCGCCGAAGGCAAAGGTGAATTGACCTTGCCTCATCTTGCGCTTTCCTCAAGGGATGACGAATCACGGCAGAATTAG
- a CDS encoding HAD family hydrolase, translated as MMKLALVFDWNGTLLDDADALLQTTNTILGRFGRAAIDMQTFRDHFDVPLSVFFRNLGMSESEIETVDSHDSAIFHDTYEPLASKADLREGARCILETARQQDVSSIIVSNHIVDPLITQLRRHGIEDCVAEVLAFESRATQYKGISKGERLRLYMRAYNLNPSSTFIVGDMPVETDIARDLGLISVAITGGFVSETRLRAAQPDYLIQDHHKLLPILQERGLFQNS; from the coding sequence ATGATGAAACTTGCTCTTGTATTCGACTGGAACGGCACTCTCCTCGACGACGCCGACGCCTTGCTACAAACAACGAACACCATTTTGGGTCGCTTCGGCCGAGCTGCCATCGATATGCAAACTTTTCGGGATCATTTCGATGTCCCACTTTCCGTTTTTTTCCGCAATCTAGGAATGTCGGAGAGCGAAATCGAAACGGTGGATAGCCATGACAGCGCTATTTTTCACGACACCTACGAACCGCTGGCGAGTAAAGCCGATCTGCGCGAAGGCGCGCGCTGCATTTTGGAAACGGCACGTCAACAAGACGTTTCCAGCATTATTGTCAGTAACCATATAGTCGACCCCCTTATTACCCAATTACGACGACATGGAATCGAAGATTGTGTCGCGGAGGTTCTGGCGTTTGAAAGCCGCGCTACTCAATATAAAGGCATAAGCAAAGGAGAGCGGCTTCGTCTGTATATGCGGGCATACAATCTGAACCCCAGCTCAACTTTCATCGTCGGGGACATGCCGGTCGAAACGGATATTGCACGCGATCTTGGCTTGATCAGCGTAGCCATTACGGGCGGATTTGTTTCCGAGACGCGTCTGCGAGCGGCGCAGCCGGATTATCTCATCCAGGACCATCATAAGCTGCTGCCCATTCTGCAGGAGCGTGGTCTTTTTCAGAACTCATAA
- a CDS encoding amidophosphoribosyltransferase yields MALGRIVWPRLAVETSSAPIIVSSMPRTGTPYADGLFASLAKQQSALVQRHEVIAVNRSQRTLIGSLGERKSLIWQKYRVATNDVADRIIVVADEALIRGDTSRAVTEMLLAAGAKAVHWAIGSPPIVAPNYYGMGIETIDELGFWKIWKSLPPETRQDSLRSHRIAPQTLRVIERKIALSINAATITYLPFEDLLSLLPRGHEGIDLSAFTFEMPTPGGQKRADENLNRLISDLTSTKTSAA; encoded by the coding sequence ATGGCCTTGGGCCGAATTGTCTGGCCGCGATTAGCAGTCGAAACAAGCTCCGCTCCCATAATCGTTTCTTCCATGCCGCGCACCGGGACACCGTATGCCGACGGTCTATTTGCATCGCTGGCCAAACAGCAAAGTGCACTCGTCCAACGGCACGAGGTGATCGCAGTAAACCGTTCTCAGCGCACACTTATCGGGTCTCTTGGCGAACGCAAATCGCTCATCTGGCAAAAGTACCGCGTCGCAACGAACGACGTCGCGGATAGAATCATCGTCGTAGCCGATGAAGCTCTTATTCGTGGCGATACAAGCCGCGCAGTGACGGAGATGCTCCTTGCCGCTGGGGCAAAGGCTGTGCATTGGGCAATTGGTTCGCCGCCTATCGTTGCACCAAATTACTACGGCATGGGTATCGAGACCATAGATGAGCTAGGGTTCTGGAAAATATGGAAAAGCCTGCCACCCGAAACGCGGCAGGACAGCCTGCGCTCTCATAGGATCGCGCCGCAAACGCTCCGGGTGATCGAACGCAAAATTGCTCTATCGATCAACGCTGCTACCATCACGTATTTGCCCTTTGAAGATCTGCTTTCCTTGCTGCCGCGGGGACATGAGGGAATCGATCTTTCTGCGTTTACGTTCGAGATGCCGACCCCTGGCGGGCAAAAACGTGCAGACGAGAATTTGAATAGATTGATCTCCGATCTCACCTCAACGAAAACGTCTGCAGCATGA
- a CDS encoding class II glutamine amidotransferase — protein MSGVAGAFLLPSSRSQRTVYDQLKHMVPKLENRGQEGFGVAAFMHEERFQHTKSGRPAGKLASVDFTEQDAHFRPHVAIAHVRTPSHREKSDADFQPFDNHRASCRRLTVCLNGALVNADELRKELHAEGHSIRSKTDAELLLKLIESICQRDYWQHGLPVNYEKVFQDIDKGVDGAVSALLLDGLGNLTAFRNRRGLRPLEFMQTEDGFLLFASENSAFSGLQGRVDEIRPSHIKHVNGRTGDCLDHFVGQARHSPSFAPTKRFIWEMQERWCKGNLI, from the coding sequence ATGTCCGGTGTTGCAGGCGCATTTCTATTGCCTTCAAGCCGCTCACAAAGGACGGTTTACGATCAGCTCAAGCACATGGTGCCGAAGCTTGAAAACCGTGGACAGGAGGGGTTCGGCGTTGCCGCGTTTATGCATGAAGAACGGTTTCAACATACAAAGTCAGGCCGGCCAGCAGGCAAACTAGCAAGTGTTGATTTCACTGAGCAGGACGCGCATTTCAGACCCCATGTAGCTATAGCACACGTTCGCACTCCCTCTCACAGAGAGAAGAGTGACGCCGACTTCCAGCCCTTTGACAATCATAGAGCCTCCTGCCGCCGTTTGACGGTTTGTTTAAACGGGGCTCTGGTCAACGCTGATGAACTTAGGAAAGAACTGCACGCCGAAGGTCATTCCATCCGCAGCAAAACCGATGCGGAGCTCTTGCTCAAGCTTATCGAGAGTATTTGTCAAAGAGATTATTGGCAGCACGGTCTGCCGGTTAACTACGAGAAAGTCTTTCAAGACATTGATAAGGGTGTTGACGGAGCCGTCAGTGCACTCTTGTTGGATGGCCTAGGAAATCTGACCGCCTTCCGCAATCGCAGGGGTTTGCGGCCTTTGGAATTCATGCAAACCGAAGATGGTTTTCTACTTTTTGCCTCAGAAAACAGTGCTTTCTCTGGGCTACAAGGCCGAGTCGACGAAATCCGGCCAAGTCACATCAAGCATGTGAACGGCAGAACGGGAGACTGCCTTGATCACTTTGTGGGCCAGGCTCGACACAGCCCAAGCTTTGCGCCTACGAAACGCTTTATCTGGGAAATGCAAGAACGTTGGTGCAAGGGCAATCTCATCTAG